In Nocardia sp. NBC_00403, the DNA window GTCAACGGAGCCGGGACATTGATGAGGCCAAGGCATCGGCGAAGCAAGGGAGTGGTCAGTGGCAGAGCAATCGCAGGGAGTGGTACAGCCAGGCCTGTTCCCGGACGATTCGGTACCTGACGATCTTGTCGGCTACCGCGTTCCCAGCGCATGCCAGGTAGCCGGGATCACCTATCGGCAGCTCGATTACTGGGCGCGCACCGGTCTGGTCGTGCCGTCCATCCGGAGCGCCGCGGGTTCGGGCAGTCAGCGGCTGTACTCGTTCAAGGACATTCTGGTCCTGAAGATCGTGAAGCGACTATTGGACGCGGGGATCTCGCTGCAGAACATCCGCATCGCGGTCGATCACTTACGCAGTCGCGGCGTGCAGGACTTGGCGGGCATCACACTGTTCTCCGACGGCACCTCGGTGTACGAATGCACCTCGGCCGAGGAGGTAGTTGATTTACTGCAGGGTGGGCAGGGCGTTTTCGGCATCGCGGTGAGCGGTGCAATGCGCGAGTTGACCGGCGCAATCGCCAACTTCCCAGCCGAGCGGGCCGTCAGCGGCAGCGCGAGCGAGCGCCCCGAGGACGAACTGTCGTTCCGGCGCAAGGCGCGGATGAACCAGAAGACCGGCTAGAGATTCTGTGGGAGTGCCCGTCGCCTGCGGCGGGCACTTTGCTTTCTGCGGAAAGTGACGAGGGCGACACCGCCATCCGGGGTCCGGTGGCGCGGTTCGTTGTGCGCGCGGCATAAACTAGCGGTGCGTCGCCGCCGTGCGGGAGAGTCCCGGTCTTCAGAAGAGTCCGGGCGCCGAAGGAGCAGCACCTCCCCGTCAACCTCTCAGGCAACAGGGACCGTACGGGCTTCGACGCCTCTGGAAAGTGGTGACCGCTGCAGACAGCGCACGGTCGCCCGCCCATGGGGAAAGGGGTCGCACCCCGAATCTCTCAGGCTCCACGACAGAGGGGGAGGGCTGGTATCCGTCGACCGCGTTGGTCGACCCGCCCGACCTTGGGAGCTGCTGCCGTGACTCGATCATTCGCCGACCGCCATATCGGACCCGACCGGGACGAACTCGCCCGGATCCTGGACCTCGTCGGCGTCGGTTCGCTCGACGAGCTCGCCACCGCCGCCTTGCCCGCGAGCATCCTCGACGGCTCCGGTCTCGATGTGCTGCCGCCCGCGGCCACCGAGCACGAGGTGCTCACCGAGCTGGCCGAGCTCGCCCATTCGAACACCGTCGCCACCTCGATGATCGGCCTCGGCTACTACGACACGTTGACCCCGCCGGTACTGGTGCGCAGCCTGCTGGAGAATCCGGCTTGGTACACCGCCTACACCCCCTACCAGCCCGAGATCAGCCAGGGCCGTCTCGAAGCGCTGCTCAACTTCCAGACCATGGTGTCGGATCTGACCGGTATGGAGGTCGCCAACTCCTCCATGCTCGACGAGGCCACCGCGGCTGCCGAGGCGATGACGCTGCTGCGCAGGGCGGGCCGGTCGAAGTCCGAGCGACTGCTCATCGACACCGACCTTTTCCCGCAGACCAAGACCGTGCTGTACACCAGGGCCGAGCCGCTCGGCATCGAGATTGTCGAGGCCGACCTCTCCTGCGGTCTGCCCGACGGCGAGTTCTTCGGTGTGCTGGTGCAGATTCCCGGTGCGTCGGGCCGGGTGGTGGACTGGGCGCCGCTGATCGAGGCGGCGCACGAGCGCGGTGCGCTGGTCGCCGTCGGTGCCGATCTGCTCGCGCTGACGCTGATCACGCCGCCGGGGGAGCAGGGCGCGGACGCCTGCTTCGGCACCACACAGCGGTTCGGCGTGCCGATGGGCTTCGGCGGACCGCACGCCGGATATCTGTCGGTGCACTCCAAGCATGCGCGGCAGTTGCCGGGCCGGCTGGTCGGCGTCTCCGTCGACGCGGACGGTTCGGTCGCCTACCGGCTCGCACTGCAGACCCGTGAACAGCACATTCGCCGTGAAAAGGCGACCTCCAACATCTGTACCGCCCAGGTGCTGCTCGCCATCCTTGCCGCGATGTACGCCAGCTATCACGGTCCCGACGGGTTGCGGGAGATCGCGCGGCGGGTGCACGGCCATGCACGGGCCATCGCCGCCGGACTCGACGGCGCTGTCGTGCACGACAACTTCTTCGACACCGTGCTGGTGCACGTGCCCGGCGGCGCGGAAGCCGTTGTGGCGAAGGCGAAGTCGCGTGGCATCAACCTGCGACTGGTGGACGCCGATCACATCGGCATCGCCTGCGACGAAGCCACCACCGCGGCGCATGTCGCCGCCGTGCTCGAATCCTTCGGTACCGCACTGTCTTCCGAGGCGTCGGCCCCGGCCGCGGGCGGATCGATCGAGACCCGCGCCTCCGAATATCTCACGCACCCGGCCTTCACCAACTACCACACCGAGACCGCGATGTTGCGATATCTGCGGCGGCTGTCGGACAAGGATATTGCTCTGGACCGCAGCATGATTCCGCTCGGTTCCTGCACCATGAAGCTGAACGCGACCGCCGAGATGGAGGCCATTACCTGGCCCGGCTTCGCGCGGGTGCATCCGTACGCGCCGGTGGAGGATGCGCCGGGGCTGTTGCGGGTGATCCACGATCTGGAGAGCTGGCTCTCGGCGATCACCGGGTACGACTCGGTGAGCCTGCAGCCGAACGCGGGCAGTCAGGGCGAATACGCCGGGCTGCTCGCCATCCGGCGCTACCACCTCGATCGTGGTGACACGCACCGGGATACGTGCCTGATCCCGTCCAGCGCGCACGGCACCAACGCGGCGTCCGCGGCGATGGCCGGGCTGCGCGTCGAGATGGTGAAGTGTCGTGACAACGGTGATGTCGACCTGGATGACCTGCGCGCCAAGATCGCCGACCACGCCGACCGGCTGGCCTGCATCATGATCACCTACCCGTCCACGCACGGCGTGTACGAGCATGAGGTCGCCGAGCTGTGCGCGCTGGTGCACGATGCGGGCGGTCAGGTGTATGTCGACGGCGCGAACCTGAATGCGCTTGTCGGACTTGCCCGTCCGGGTCGCTTCGGCGGCGATGTGAGCCACCTGAACCTGCACAAGACCTTCTGCATCCCGCACGGCGGCGGTGGTCCAGGCGTCGGCCCGGTGGCGGTGCGCTCGCACCTGGCGCCGTACCTGCCCGGCGATCCGCTCGAAACCGGTTCGCACGCGGTGTCGGCCGCCATGTACGGCTCGGCCTCGATCCTGCCGATTACCTGGGCCTACATTCGGATGATGGGCGCCGACGGTCTGCGCAAGGCCACGCTGACCGCGATCGCCTCGGCCAACTACATCGCCCGCCGCCTCGACGAGCACTTCCCGGTGCTCTACACCGGCGAGCACGGCATGGTCGCCCACGAGTGCATCCTGGATCTGCGCGAGATCACCAAGCAGACCGGCGTCACCGTCGATGATGTCGCAAAGCGTCTGGCGGACTATGGTTTCCACGCCCCGACCATGAGCTTCCCGGTCGCAGGCACCCTGATGGTGGAACCGACCGAAAGCGAGAACCTGGCCGAACTCGACGAGTTCATCCTCGCGATGACCTCGATCCGCGATGAGATCGACAAGGTAGCGGCCGGCGTGTGGCCGGTGGAAGACAACCCATTGCGCGGCGCACCGCACACTGCGGCGTGCCTCGTCGGCGAATGGGATCACCCCTACAGCCGGGAGGTCGCGGTGTTCCCGCACGGTCTGACCCCCGACCGTGGCAAGGTCTGGCCGTCGGTTCGCCGTATCGACGGTGCTTATGGCGACCGCAACCTGGTCTGCTCCTGCCCGCCGCTGGAGGCGTACGCCGACTGACCACCGCCATACCGGCCCGCATCCTCTCCTCGGAGGTCGGGCCGGTATGGCGTCAGCATCTGTTCGTTTGTTGTGCCGCAACGGGTTCGGCTGCTGCCGGGAACCGGGCGAGCGTCCTCGCTCCGAGGACAACTGCGGCAGCTGAGCGCGCTGTGGCGCGGATCGTGCCGCGCGGATGCCCGAACCGATCGTCGGCGGTCTGGGCGCTCAGCGATGAGGGGCGAGCTGGATTCAGGGGGTGGTCAGCGCGCGCACCGTGGCGGTGCCGAAGCTGATGTCGTCGGAGCTGGCCAGGCGGGTGTAGGTACCGCCGGTGCGCTGGGCGGCGGTTTGCAGGGTTTCGGTGCCGTTGCCGCCGATGACGATGACGTCGATGCGGACCGGGCGGGATTTATCCATGGCATTGCCGAGGTCTGCGATCAGTTTGGTGCCGGTGATCGTCGAGTCGTCGTCGGGGCCGTCGGTGATCAGGAGGACCGAATTGGTCCGGCCCGCGGTGTAGCCCTGGACCGCCGCGCGATAGGCGGCCAGTAGCGACGGGTACGCCTGGTCGGTGCGGGATTCGGTGGGGCTCAGGGTATTCAGCGCCGTGGTGAGAGCGGTTCGCTGGTCGACGGTGAGTGGTGCGGTGACCGCCTCGACCCTGTACGGAGCGGCGCCGTCGAGATTTTTGCCGAAGGTCCAGACACCGAGGCCGAAGTCCGGCGGCATGACATTCATCGTCGAGGTGAGTGCGCCGAGGACATTCGTGAGTCGGGTGGTCGAGCCGTCGGTGGTGCCCATCGAGGCGGAGACATCGAGCAGCACCGTCGACTGCACGCCGAGAACCGGGTTGGCGAGGGTGGCGCGCACCTTGTCCAGCGCGCCACGGGATGGCACGGCGGTCGCGGTGGCCGGTGCGGCAGCGAAGCCTGCGGCGGCGAAGGTCTGTGCCTGCTGTGGGGTGCGCAGGTAGTCGGCGAATATCCCTGCGATCAGGTTCTGGGTCTTGTCCACCCAGGGTCCCGACATCAATGCGGCCGGGTGGTCGGCCACCGGCGCAGCACCGGCGGGGCTGAACGTTGCGAGTCCGCCCTGCGCCCTGACCTGCTGCGCGGTGGTGGCCACCACATGAACGGGCGCGTCTGCCGGTTGGGGCGCGCCCGCGACGGCGGCCAGTGCCATCGTAGTGTCCTGAGCCTCGGGTGCTTTGGCGGCGAGCAGGGAGATCGCGGACACCACCTGGCCGGACTGCGCTGCCTGATCGGAGAGTGGATCGGTGCCGGACACGGTCGAGCCGACCGCGGCGGCCGCGGCCAGCGTCGCGTCGCCCGGCGGCAGCGCCATGCGCAGTCCGGCCCAGTCGGGCAGGCCGAGCTCGGCAAGCGAACCCTGTTGCAGGCGTGGCAGATCTGACCAGGTGACCTTGGCTTCGTCGAGCGCCCGGCCCAGGTCTTCCGGGACGGCGAGCACGATCGGGCTGACCGCGACCGGCGCCGGATTGCCCTCGATCAGACCTGGTGTCCGCATGGATTCGATGGAGCGCAGCGAGTCGGCGATCCACAGCGCGGGCTGGGGTCCGAGCTGCTGGTTCCACGGCGCGTTCGCGGTGAAGGCCGCCACCATTGCCGCGGACGGTTGGGCGGTCACCTCGACCTTCGCACAGTGATCACGGATGCGCGGATTGGTCGCGTTGTAGCCGTCGGCGATCGTGCGCACCGAGGGCGCAATGTCCGAGTCGGCTGTGACGTACAGCGTTGCGGGCCCTTCCACGCACTCCGCTGCGGCGGCGCTGTCCCGATCGGCGGCCCTGTTGCTCAGCTTGTTCCAGGCGAACACGCCCGCGACTAGCAGCACGACGGCCGCCACTGCGATAACCGGACCTTTGCTGACCCCCCGTGATCGGGTTCCGCTGCGATGAGTGCCCACGAGATCAAGTGTATGTTCACGTGAGATTTGCCGAGCGGGTGTGGCATCGATCGAGACGTCCGACACCAAACCGCCCGTCAAACCGGTGTAAGCCGGGAGTTCGGGTCCCGGCTTACACCGGCTGGTTACGGCACCGGCATTCGGTTACTCGCGGATCATCCGACCACGGTCGAATTCATGGCCGCCCCAGACACCGGATTGATCGGTGCGAGCGGCGAATTCACCGCAGGCCACCCGGATCGGGCAGCCTGCGCAGACCTCGCGGGCATAGTCGAAATCCTGCGACGGATACGGGAACCACGCTTCGTGATTCGGGTCACCGCGGCACGCCGCTCGGTGCCAGTCCTGGCTGTCCGAGAGCGGGAGCAGATCGGTCAGTGTCGATTCGGCGGGTGCGGTTGTCTCCAGTCGGACGTTCATGGCGATCCTTCTCCTTTCTCACGCGGCTCGAGTGCCTGCCAGTTGCTTCCAGATCTGCCGCTGCCGCTTTTCCAGATGATGCGGCGCCTTCGGCTCCCACAGCAGCCGCATGCCCGCCTCCTCGGGGGTGCGGTCGGCCTTGATCGTGTTGCACGGCGCGCAGCAGGCGATCAGGTTGCTCCACGTATTCGGTCCGCCGCGGCTGCGCGGGCGGACGTGGTCGACGGTGCTGGCCCACGCGGCGCAGTAGCCGCACCGGTGGCTGTCGCGGCGCAGCACCCCGGCCAGCGTCGCGTGGCTCTCGTCCTGCACTCGGACCACATGCTCGAAGTACACGTAGCGCAGCAGCCGGATAGTTTCCGGCAGTGCGATCTCGAGGTGCCTGGACCGGATCGGGAAGTGCGGCTCCCGGTCGGCGACGGACTCGGCGACCCCGCTCATGAGCAGCACGACGGCCCGCTCGGCAGTGATCTCGTCGAGCGCCTCGTAGCTGGCGTTGAGTACCAGCACACGGGTGCGTATCCAATTGTCGACAGTCAACACCACCGGATCGGTGGCACGGTGGAACGTCATGGGAATCACCATGTTTCGAGTGAGAGCGAGCGAATTCGAAGGAGAGTGGCGGGCGGTCAGACGCCGGCCGGGAGGCGGCCGAGATCCGATCCACTGCTGGTCGCGCGCTGGCGCATATTGATCAAAGCCACCTCCTCCTTTCTTGGTGCTCTTGATCACCTCGGAATCGGGTGATCGTCGTCGAATCACATGGTGGCACACCACACCCGCCGTTGTCGGGTCATTTTTCGCCGGCCTCGCGCGCTATCGGCGATCAGCGGTGGCGGAGTTTCCAGCCACAGGGAATACGCAAAGGCGGTCTTGCGCAAAGGCATTGACATACTGAGTCGCGTCGAGTTTCGGCTGTCGGGTCTGCCATGGGATGGCAAGGCGCATCGTTCTCGAGGTGGAGTGCTCACCGATCGAGTCGTGGGAACGAGGGAAATGATCGCGGTCGAAGTACTGCTGTGGGGACTCGTCGCGGGACTTGTCCACTTTGTTGCGATAGTGGTCCTGTACGGAAGTCCGTTGGTGAAACGGATTTATGCCGCCGACAGCGAGGTGAGCCCGCCCGCGCGGATCGGATCGGATCGGCCTCGCGCTATGTCCACTCGTTTGCTGGGTACGCAAATCGAGGTGTACATCATGACGATCGGGTTTGCTTGGCTGCATCCGCTGCTCCCCGTGCACGGTCTGGCCGGAGCGATGTTGCTGGCCGGGTTGTTCGCCGCGCTGCGGGTCTATCCGCCGGTCTGGGCCCTGTGGATACAAGGCGCCTACTCCAACGGTTACCTCTTCGTCGAAGTCTTGGGCGGCGTCAGCGGTACCGTAGTCGTGATGCTCGCACTGTATTTCCTGATGTGAGGGTAGGCCCCAGAGTGGGGCTACCCGGTTCCGAGCTTGTCCGACGGCTCATTTCTGCTCGACCAACCACTGGCGCAGCCACGAGGTGGCGGTGGCGCCCGACGGGTCGACGACGTAGGCGGGATAGTTCTGGTGGACGAAGGAGTTGTAGAACTCCTCGAGTTTCTGCTTGCGCTCGTCCAGGCCCGGATCGGCGAGCTGGTTCTGCAACATCGGGACAATGCCGACGCTCATCAGATCGTTGAAGATTGCGACGGCTTCCTGCTGGTAACGCCACAGCTGCGCCGGGTTCGGATCGGAAGCCTGGGCGAGGAAGCCTGCGAAACGGGCCGCGAAATCGGTGGGCGGGGTCGAGCAGTACAGGTCGCCGTCCGCGCAGAAGGTTCGAGTCTTGTGGCTGAGGAGGCCGAAGCCGCCGATCCGCGGACCACCCGCACCCGCACCCTGCACCGGCGGACCGACGAGCGCGTCATTGGGGGAGCGGCGCGGATCCGAGACGAGGCCGACCGCGGCGATGCGCTCCGGTTCGACCGGACCGAAGCCGGTGCCGATTTCCGCGGCCAGGTCGCCGGCGGCGTCGGCGCCCTGGCTGTAGCCGATGAGCGCGATCTTCGTCGCGCCGCACCGCTGAGCCATGGCGGTGACCAGGCCGCGGGCGTTGTCGGTGGCCTGCTTCTTGGAGCGGCCGTAGACGTCGACCTCCCACGGGAAAGCGGTGGCGGCATAGCTCACGTAGTCGGTCCGCACATCGGAGGGCAGATTGTCGGTGACGCTCGCGAGCATGCCCTCGCCGGGCTTGCTGTCGGAGGTCTCCCAGGTGCCGGGTATCGCGACGACGTAGAGATCGGGGCACTCGGGTGCGGCAGGCGCTATGCCTGCTCCACTGACGGCGCCTGCCACGCCGATCGTGACGGATCCGACGATGGCGCCGATTATTCTGCGAATCATCATGTTCATACCCCGGGTGTACTGGTTCCGAAGCTGGCTGGTTGCCGCTGGCGACCACTTTGGTCCCCACACTGACAACCGTACGGTCTGTCCGGGGAGTTCGACGGGAATCGCGGCCGACAAAGAGTAGACATTTTCCGCCGACCGCCCTGCGCAGGCCCCTCATCAGGGGAATGATCCGATTCCGGCTCTGCCGCATTCGAATTGGGCGGCCGACCAGCTCTATGTGTGGGCCGCCCTGTGCGGCAAGAGGTTTGCCGCCGTGTCAGCTCTGTTCGAGTCGGGCAGCGCCGAAAGACATATTGAAGCGATCACACCAGATGCTGACGCTGGTCAGCGTGGTCAGGTCGGTGTCCACGGCTTCGACCCGGTCAACCTCGTGGTGGCGGATTTCGCCCCCGACTGGTCATCTGGAGTGCTCGGCGCGGCGTGTTAACGCCGGTGTGTTGTTTCGAGAGACCCGCACGTCGTGTTCAGCCGATCGGGGAGTGCCCCAACAGCACGCGTCCGCTGAACCGAGTCTGCTTGGCCCGCGGGAGCGGGTGGAACAGACTGCCGTGCACGTCGCGGTAGCGCATTTCGATATCGCAGGTGCGGGAATAGCCCAGACCGCCGACGGTGTCGATGGCGAAGCGGACGGCCGAGATGAGAGCCTCGGCGGCCACCGTCTTGCGGCTTAGTGTGCGGGCGGCGTAGGCATCGGTGTTGTCGAAGCGCAGATTGTCGGAGTCGGTGAACATGGCAGCGATCAG includes these proteins:
- the gcvP gene encoding aminomethyl-transferring glycine dehydrogenase; this encodes MTRSFADRHIGPDRDELARILDLVGVGSLDELATAALPASILDGSGLDVLPPAATEHEVLTELAELAHSNTVATSMIGLGYYDTLTPPVLVRSLLENPAWYTAYTPYQPEISQGRLEALLNFQTMVSDLTGMEVANSSMLDEATAAAEAMTLLRRAGRSKSERLLIDTDLFPQTKTVLYTRAEPLGIEIVEADLSCGLPDGEFFGVLVQIPGASGRVVDWAPLIEAAHERGALVAVGADLLALTLITPPGEQGADACFGTTQRFGVPMGFGGPHAGYLSVHSKHARQLPGRLVGVSVDADGSVAYRLALQTREQHIRREKATSNICTAQVLLAILAAMYASYHGPDGLREIARRVHGHARAIAAGLDGAVVHDNFFDTVLVHVPGGAEAVVAKAKSRGINLRLVDADHIGIACDEATTAAHVAAVLESFGTALSSEASAPAAGGSIETRASEYLTHPAFTNYHTETAMLRYLRRLSDKDIALDRSMIPLGSCTMKLNATAEMEAITWPGFARVHPYAPVEDAPGLLRVIHDLESWLSAITGYDSVSLQPNAGSQGEYAGLLAIRRYHLDRGDTHRDTCLIPSSAHGTNAASAAMAGLRVEMVKCRDNGDVDLDDLRAKIADHADRLACIMITYPSTHGVYEHEVAELCALVHDAGGQVYVDGANLNALVGLARPGRFGGDVSHLNLHKTFCIPHGGGGPGVGPVAVRSHLAPYLPGDPLETGSHAVSAAMYGSASILPITWAYIRMMGADGLRKATLTAIASANYIARRLDEHFPVLYTGEHGMVAHECILDLREITKQTGVTVDDVAKRLADYGFHAPTMSFPVAGTLMVEPTESENLAELDEFILAMTSIRDEIDKVAAGVWPVEDNPLRGAPHTAACLVGEWDHPYSREVAVFPHGLTPDRGKVWPSVRRIDGAYGDRNLVCSCPPLEAYAD
- a CDS encoding DM13 domain-containing protein, with the translated sequence MDTDLTTLTSVSIWCDRFNMSFGAARLEQS
- a CDS encoding cutinase family protein, yielding MMIRRIIGAIVGSVTIGVAGAVSGAGIAPAAPECPDLYVVAIPGTWETSDSKPGEGMLASVTDNLPSDVRTDYVSYAATAFPWEVDVYGRSKKQATDNARGLVTAMAQRCGATKIALIGYSQGADAAGDLAAEIGTGFGPVEPERIAAVGLVSDPRRSPNDALVGPPVQGAGAGGPRIGGFGLLSHKTRTFCADGDLYCSTPPTDFAARFAGFLAQASDPNPAQLWRYQQEAVAIFNDLMSVGIVPMLQNQLADPGLDERKQKLEEFYNSFVHQNYPAYVVDPSGATATSWLRQWLVEQK
- a CDS encoding HNH endonuclease; protein product: MTFHRATDPVVLTVDNWIRTRVLVLNASYEALDEITAERAVVLLMSGVAESVADREPHFPIRSRHLEIALPETIRLLRYVYFEHVVRVQDESHATLAGVLRRDSHRCGYCAAWASTVDHVRPRSRGGPNTWSNLIACCAPCNTIKADRTPEEAGMRLLWEPKAPHHLEKRQRQIWKQLAGTRAA
- a CDS encoding VWA domain-containing protein codes for the protein MGTHRSGTRSRGVSKGPVIAVAAVVLLVAGVFAWNKLSNRAADRDSAAAAECVEGPATLYVTADSDIAPSVRTIADGYNATNPRIRDHCAKVEVTAQPSAAMVAAFTANAPWNQQLGPQPALWIADSLRSIESMRTPGLIEGNPAPVAVSPIVLAVPEDLGRALDEAKVTWSDLPRLQQGSLAELGLPDWAGLRMALPPGDATLAAAAAVGSTVSGTDPLSDQAAQSGQVVSAISLLAAKAPEAQDTTMALAAVAGAPQPADAPVHVVATTAQQVRAQGGLATFSPAGAAPVADHPAALMSGPWVDKTQNLIAGIFADYLRTPQQAQTFAAAGFAAAPATATAVPSRGALDKVRATLANPVLGVQSTVLLDVSASMGTTDGSTTRLTNVLGALTSTMNVMPPDFGLGVWTFGKNLDGAAPYRVEAVTAPLTVDQRTALTTALNTLSPTESRTDQAYPSLLAAYRAAVQGYTAGRTNSVLLITDGPDDDSTITGTKLIADLGNAMDKSRPVRIDVIVIGGNGTETLQTAAQRTGGTYTRLASSDDISFGTATVRALTTP
- a CDS encoding WhiB family transcriptional regulator; amino-acid sequence: MNVRLETTAPAESTLTDLLPLSDSQDWHRAACRGDPNHEAWFPYPSQDFDYAREVCAGCPIRVACGEFAARTDQSGVWGGHEFDRGRMIRE